DNA from Eulemur rufifrons isolate Redbay chromosome 4, OSU_ERuf_1, whole genome shotgun sequence:
AAGTGCtagtagttctttatatataagTTCTGGATGCAAgttctttgtgtgtttgtgtgagtgtgtgtgtgtgtcttgcaaatatttttactctTCCTGTGATTTTGTCTTTGCattcatttgttgttgttgttatgtcagaatattacaggggtacaaacgttttggttacataaattgcttttgtacagtttgagtcaaagttataataAGGGTGCcaatcccccagatagtgtgcattgtacccaataggtgtgaatttaccaattccctcctccctccacctgcttTATTTcgatgaatattatttccatatgtgcacataagtattgatcgattagttccaatttaatggtgagtacatgtggtgtttgttttgccattcttgtgatacttcatttagaagaatggtctccagttccatccaagttaatacaagaggtattagttcaccattttttatagctgaatagtactccatggtatacatataccacattttgttaatccatccatgtattgatgggcacttagattgtttccacatctttgcaattgtgaattgtgctgaaataaacatttgagtgcaggtggggttttttgtttgtttgtttgttcatagaatgtctttttttctttgggtaaatatccactagtgggattgctggatgaaatggtagttctatgtATGTTGGtatgaatgtaaattagtatagccactatggaaaacaggatggagatttctcaaaaacctaaaaataggactaccatatgatctatcAATCCTTCTACTTGAATAATTATTATCCTGCCTTTAGTTtaccttttttccctttgcttctctGAATTTTTCTTGTGTAATCATTTCTGTTGCTGActtcaataaatgaatgcatttgtTAATTGTGCAGCTACATGTTGTATTGTACCAAGTTAAACATGCTTTATTCATGACCCCCTATTAGCTCTGAAAGTACAACAATGTTTTCCctatccttttaaattttgagCTCAGATTGTACAAAATTTAAGCAACAGTAAGCTATATGCTTTACACAATGTCTCTTACACAAAACATAGCTTACTGCATTCATCATTTGCTAAAAACTTCTTAACTGCTCTGGTATCCCTTGCCTACAAACTCTTGGACTTGGCaaatagcacttttttttttttggcttgaacTAAAATGAGATTGTTGCTTAATGAGTTATATTTGAAGTTTTGTGTTTGTATGCTTTATACTTTGACAACTTTTTGGTCAATGACTTATAGATTACCTTtatcctcttctcttctctttagctctcttcttccaaaatatataaaaacaggcAATGATATCCATTGCCTTTTACTCTATTTTGAGGAGTCTCTGATGTCTAGGAACGGGCATCCTTTTTTGATTAGATAACCTCTGCTTTCTAGCCATTAATTGGATACCTAATTGTTGGTCAGATGAAAGCTAGAAAAATTCTGTGCTAGATTTAAATAGGAGTGAGCGCTTGTATTGTTCGAATACATTCACTTATTTGAACATCTTTGAATGAGAAGGTTATCTCTACTTATCTATTAATGACTTGTATTTATCCATTAAACTTTGTagttctttcttgttctttagtTGTTTTGAGTACTGAGAGTAAactacagaaatattaatataagtttcAGAAATGGTCCcataaaacaacaaaatctaGATTATTAAGACTtacctctatttcttttcttagtttttcatgtgtctttttttcttcctcaagaaAACAAGTTTTTTCGACGATAGATTCTTTTACAGCTATAATTTTATCCTTTAACTTTGTAACGTCTTCCTGcatgtttataaaatttgaaatatacaagtCAAAAAAGGAACAGTCAATATAAATTCAAGATTTTCAGTGTTTctataatttaagaaaactagccaaatcaaaatttaattttgataaatatgatTAGGATATTACTTCTATGTGTGTACAGAATAAAGAACTGTTATTCAGACAAACCTACCTTAGAGTTGAAAACATATAACtaaaaaccaaatgaaaataaaacataaaggaaaGTAATAgttatggtggcacatgcccaacAACAGTGCAAGCATTCTCTAGCAAGAAATGATCTATATTTTAAGTTTGTATCTTCCACTGTCTTCAAAACATAGTTAGAGAAAGAGATGCTTAGGGTGTAATTATTAATTCATATTGTTTGCATAACAGCATTAAGCATACTAAATTGATTTGAATTGGTCTGGATCCATTAGCACAGAAGCTAAGGCTTCGACATTTTTGTGAATTACACTTTCTGCAACAAATGAATTAATTGTTCATTGTGATTTTGTTTGACCATATATTTCCACAAATCCACAGGGGATTTGTGGATGTTTCCATAATGCATTTGCACATTTGAGATAgtgttatataataaatatacttaTTCAAGTTTTTAGAAATTGTTAAAAGTTTCTGAATGTAGTAGAATAGCTATGggtatttttattaacttaatgatgaatttatcatttaatatatgtatttacaaaAAAGGAGTAATAGAAAAATTTTGCTAAGTAATAATTCAAACCTGTACTTGTGTTATTCGGTTCCCTCCTGGATTTTGGAGATCTTGCACAAGTTCCTCTttcattgtttttagttttttaacaaGATCTTGTTTTTCATGGAGTTCAGTCATAAATGACCATTTGCTTTCTACCTCCCCCAAACTATCTTTatgagcttttatttttacatagtatgcattatattttatcatgtgcTCCTCAAAATCTTCTTGGGCCATTTCTATGTCAAATTTGAGCTTCACATTTTCTGAATGTAAGGATTTGATTTGAGTTTCTAGGCTATCACATTGAATTTTGGTATTCTCTATGGCAGCATCTTGATgataaatttgtctttctgtttctttagttTCTGCAGAGACAGCTGCTATTTGTTTTTGAAGCTCATGAAGTTCattctgtaatatattttaatagtacCATTATTAATTCATGATATTAAACATGAGAGGAAAGTCATTGTTTTGATTCATAATGCATGTAGAAAAATCACttagcataaaatatatatttatcagttAAAAAAACTGATATAGAAGAAAACATGCAGTAAagtaacaattattttataatctcagAAGGATCTGAGAATtatagatttcttattttttaatgttcatatAATTCTAAGTATTAAAACTGCAtcattttatcttaatattttatatgtaaaagatattttataatcattttaatagttATGGACATCAGAAGTACACACTCAAGAAAGACAATATGATAAACATGATAGAGCCCTGAGTTAAGAATCAAAAAATCTAGGTTCTAGTGCCCTTACTGCTATTTACTAGCTTGTATGATCATGCATAACAAACTTAATTACCCCAtccaaacttcagtttcttcatttgtaaaatgagtataAAGATACCTAGTTTGCCTCCCTGGGGCATTTGGCATTGCTAGCCAGTGCCTTCTTATAAAACCCAGTTTCCATTCCACCACTCTTTTCTGGTTCTCCTTAGATATCTCTGAGCATTCCTTCTCAATCTCAATAgttctttcaaatatatattttcctcagAGTTTGGTCTTCTGTCATTTCCtcttttcattgtatatatactCCTTGGATAATTTCATCTATGTTCACATCTTGAGCTACAGTATCTGCTGATGATTCACAGAATATAAGTGGCTGTTGAGTTCTACACCCAGCTGGCACCAGCCATCTCAAATTCATCATGTTTGAAAACTAGACTAATCCTTCCCCAGACCCTAGTGTATTCCCTcttgtatcagttatctattgccagAACCACACCTCAGTGACATACAACAACAAATAAGTGGTTTATTGCTGATGTGACTAGGAGCATCTGGGGTTGGCTAGGTGGTTCTGCTGATCTTAGTTCAGTTTACTCAAATGTCTGGGGGGTTGACTGGTTATAAGATGATACAAGTTGGCTTTAACTGGGCTGGTGGGGATGTCTTGGCTTTGCTTTACGCATGTCTCCTCCTCCAGCGGGCCAGCCCAGGCATGTTCTTCTCAGGATAATGGCAGATGCAGAAGAGTGGAAGTTCAATTATGTAAGagttttttaaagctttcacTTGAATCACATCTGCTAATACCTCAGCAAGTCACATGATCAAACTCAGAGTCACAGGGTGGAAGTGTGGCCACCATTGGGGGAGAGCACTGAACATTGTAATGATATGGCAAAGGGTGTGGATATATAAAGGGGATGAAAAAATAGGGACCAAAAGTTTAAATTACCACATCCCTATATTCCTAAACTTAGGTAATGGTACCACCTTGGGAGCCACGAATTCTTCCCTTCACTTTATTATCTGTATCTAACCGTTCCTCAAATTCTTCAGATCCTCCAACCGAAATAACTCTGCAGGCCATTTGCCATCCTCCTTTTTTCTATCTAGTATGGTCATcctctttaaataaataattcgtTGAGAGGAAGGCACTATGTTAGAAAGGCAAACCCCTCTATCCTTTTCCTGGTAGAGACAGGAGAGGTGAGTTCACTGAAAGTAAAATGTACtgatgagcctcagtttctaccTCTAGCTCTGATATTTCAAATGCCCATTTGACATTTCAATTTGAATATCTAAAAGACATCTCAAGTAGACATATTCaggaaaaatcattttacttACATACCAAACATACTCCTCCCTGTCTTTCTGATTTTAATAAACTGTACCACTTTCTACCTGGATGCCCAAAAGCCTAGAAGTCATTcttgattctttcctttcccttacCCCTCACCATCTATTTCCCAGCAAGTCTGATGGCTGGGCCCCCAGAATAAAACTCCCAATTCACTTCTGAACAATTTTCATAGTGTGACCTAACTTCTaattcttctccctctttctatCCTCCCCAGTTCCCCAACTAGGGTTCACATGTCAGGCAGaagaatttttctaaaacataaatcttaTCACGTTATTTCCCTGCTCAAGATCCTCCAGTGGTTGTTCcactgaattaataaaaaaaaaaaaattccaattcctCAAAGTGGTTTACAAGGCCATAGATGCCCTAGTCCCTATCTACTCTGCCACCTTTCTCATCTACTACTCTCCTCTCTTCTAGCCTTTCGTTTGATTAAATATGCCTAGTTCCCTCCTACCTAAGGGCATTTTTAATTGTTGATCCTTCTACCTTAAAATTCTCTACCCCTAGTTATTACCCATTGGGTCTTTTTGTCTTTCACAATTCAGCTTATTACTCCTCAGAACAGTCTTCCCtgaatcaaaatataaattaaccaCCCACTCTCATCCCTGAATTACTGTCTACACATTACCCAGCTGCATTTCCTTTGTAACACATCAATCTTTgaaatcatcttcattttttttatttctttattgcttGCCTCCCTTGACTAGAAAGTAAGCTCTGTGGTTACAGGAACCTTGTTTGTCTCCTATACCACCATCATCCCAGTGCTTAAAACAGGAACTGGcacaaagtagatgctcaataaatatttattaaaagagtgAATGAGTGATGCACAAGGAATGGTCAGGAAAGGGACCCATGAACTGGCAGATATGTCAGGCTATCAACTCTACTGATCAATATAGTGAGAGATGACATTTCCACTAATTTGGTCATgacctcttctctttcctggacaaatgtattaataattgacTGCCAACTTTTCTTATTAGCTTTAGTACCTTTCTCCTTTAATCCATTTCTACCCTTACgctagaattatatttttttcctctatctcctcccctcctccacctcttcctcctttatcttcctcttctccctctctctctctcccttcttctgtctctctttttttgctTATAGCTTTATTGAGGAAAAATTGCTATAAACTCAACATATTTAGACTttacagtttgatgaattttgacattCTTATATGCTCATGAAGCCATTACCACAATTAAGGCAATCAACATAGCCATTATCCACAAAAGCTTCCTCCTGATGCTTTGCACTCCACCCCACTCCCACATCTCCATTCCTAGGCAACCACCGATCTGCTTTCTATCACTAAACATTAGTTTGATTTTcaagaactttatataaatagaattatcattTAATATATTCTTCAGTCTCACTTCTTTCAgttagtataattattttgagattcatctgtgttgatgtatatatcaataattcttccctttttattgctgagtagtatttcattgtagtaGTAAACCATACTTTGTTTATTGATTATCTAATTTATAGGCCTTTGGGTTATTTCAAGTTTTCCAGTGGGcctatacatttatttctcttggataaatatatAGCAGTTAAAtggctggattatatggtagggATAGAAACAATAAACTGTTTTCCTAATTGGTTGTGTCATTTTATATTCCATCTAACTGAGAGTCCTAGTTAGATGGAACTACTACACCAACATGGTACGGTCAGTCTGTTtagatttagccattctaatgggttgtgtatatataatgcaaatttaaatacattgccagatgtgttttcaaatattttctcccagtctgtgacaacccaaatgcccaaagGGCCTTAGCAAGGATACCTAATCTTTGTTTTCATAACAATGTATTTTGaggagcaaattaaaaaaaaaaattttatgaaatccatCAAATATTTGTGTCCTATTAAGGAAATTGTTGCCAAACCCAACATCAGTGAGCctttctcccatgttttcttctagacattttgtagttttaactcttacattCAGGCCTATGGGTCATAttgagttattaataatttttgtatatggtatgaggtgaAATTtgaggtttttgattttttttttttcatatgaggatatccaattgttcctcactatttgttgaaaagattatccttctCCAATGAATTGTCTTGGCATTTCTTCCAAAATCAATAGATATGTGTCATGCTATTTCTGGACACTTTATTTCATTCCATGGATCTATATGTTTAGCTTTAGGTTATATCATATTGTCCTGATtactatataataaatattaaaatcaggtAGTATGGCATCATAGAAAGATATTTTGTCTTTGTCCCTGGTCTTGTTACAAAGCTCCTAAAACCCTCGTcttttagtccattttgtgttgctataaaggaatacttgaggctgggtaatttatttagaaaaaagataGGGCTCACAATTTTGATGACTGtaaagttcaagattgggcatctgcaTCTGATGAAAGCCTCAGGTGGCTTCcattcatggcagaaggtgaagaggAAGCAGTGTGGGGTTCAGCAATTATTAATAAGTGGCAAGAGAGGAATCAAGGGTGGTGGAGCTGCCAGGCTCTTTTTGATGACCAGCTCTCAGGGGAattaatagagtgagaactcactcacccccaaaggggggcattaatctattcatgagggatctgcctccataacccaaacacctctCATTAGTCCCCACTTCCAACatcggggatcaaatttcaacataagagttggaggggacaaacatctaCCATAGTACTTTGGAATTTCCTAAGCAATAAGGGTGACAGGAgcactttttgttttaatgagttAACTCTTGGTAGGTTCCTAGATAGCTTTAGGATAAGGGCTGGTTGTCAGAAAGATCAATCCTTGATTATTAATAGAAGCTTTGAATGGGAGAAGGGCTGGAGAT
Protein-coding regions in this window:
- the CCDC122 gene encoding coiled-coil domain-containing protein 122: MSDNIERKTQGLPKEGDQDTSSLTDAVEQVAKQQQSQASEIEKNKKVLFHMQNELHELQKQIAAVSAETKETERQIYHQDAAIENTKIQCDSLETQIKSLHSENVKLKFDIEMAQEDFEEHMIKYNAYYVKIKAHKDSLGEVESKWSFMTELHEKQDLVKKLKTMKEELVQDLQNPGGNRITQVQEDVTKLKDKIIAVKESIVEKTCFLEEEKKTHEKLRKEIEVQHKRYDAILKRLRCQVNKLQSHRRQWQWNIQQLEKTAAELRKCIGMQE